CGGTCCGCCCAATGAAGTCAAAGAGCGACTTCACTGGTCGGCCCTCCAACGCTTGTAGGGTCTGACCGAGGCGCTTGCGCTTTTATAATAAGAAAATTTGTTTCTATGGAAAAAATTTAGTAAAATAAAGTATTAAGTCCTTTTGGAAGAAAAGGGTGAGAAACGTGAATGAGGAAATAAAAATTGATACGGAATATATCACGCTTGGCCAATTCCTGAAACTTGCCGATGTAATTCAATCAGGAGGAATGGCAAAGTGGTTTTTAAGTGAACATGATGTTTTTATCAATGGTGAACAAGATCAGCGAAGGGGAAGGAAGCTTCGTTCCGGAGACCAGGTATCGATTCCAGGTTTTGGCGAGTTCAGCATAACGCAATAATCCAGAGGATGAACTGTTCATGTATATAGAGGAACTGCAATTAAGGAATTACCGCAATTACCAGGGACTAGAGGCTACATTTGAAAATAAGGTCAATGTCATTCTTGGAGAGAATGCCCAGGGGAAAACGAATGTCATGGAGTCCATCTATGTATTGGCAATGGCAAAATCGCACCGTACTTCCAATGATAAAGATTTGATTCGCTGGGATGAGGAATATGCTAAAATAGAAGGACGGATTAAAAAAAGCAACGGATCATTGCCAATGCAGCTTGTCATATCGAAAAAAGGCAAGAAGGCCAAAGTCAATCATCTCGAACAGCGGAAGCTAAGCCAGTATGTCGGCAATATGAATGTCGTCATGTTTGCACCTGAGGATCTTAACCTGGTAAAAGGGAGCCCTCAAGTAAGAAGACGATTTGTCGATATGGAAATAGGACAGGT
This window of the Mesobacillus jeotgali genome carries:
- the yaaA gene encoding S4 domain-containing protein YaaA: MNEEIKIDTEYITLGQFLKLADVIQSGGMAKWFLSEHDVFINGEQDQRRGRKLRSGDQVSIPGFGEFSITQ